One Rosa chinensis cultivar Old Blush chromosome 5, RchiOBHm-V2, whole genome shotgun sequence genomic region harbors:
- the LOC112168367 gene encoding ABC transporter B family member 10, with the protein MEKMFSAILRNEIGWFDDTNNTSSMLSSRLESDATLLRTIVVDRSTILIQNVGLIVASFIIAFILNLSTAYLKANMLVGEAVSNIRTVAAFCSEEKVIDLYAHELVEPSRRSFTRGQIAGIFYGVSQFFIFSSYGLALWYGSVLMEKELATFKSVMKSFFVLIVTALAMGETLALAPDLLKGNQMVASVFDVTDRRTEVLGDIGEEVTKVEGAIELRGVQFSYPSRPDVVLFRDFNLKVRT; encoded by the exons atggaaaagatgttttctG CAATTTTGAGGAATGAGATCGGATGGTTTGATGATACAAACAACACCAGTTCTATGCTTTCGTCGCGTCTAGAAAGTGATGCAACTTTATTACGAACTATTGTTGTTGATCGCTCAACAATTCTTATACAGAATGTGGGTTTGATAGTTGCCTCATTTATCATTGCCTTCATCTTGAACTTGAGCACAGCATATCTGAAAGCTAACATGCTAGTTGGGGAAGCTGTAAGTAACATCCGCACTGTTGCTGCATTTTGTTCTGAGGAGAAGGTCATCGACCTATATGCTCATGAGCTTGTTGAGCCTTCTAGACGTTCATTTACTCGTGGTCAGATTGCTGGCATATTCTATGGTGTATCTCAGTTCTTCATATTCTCATCCTATGGCCTGGCCTTGTG GTATGGTTCTGTTTTGATGGAAAAGGAGCTTGCTACCTTTAAATCTGTCATGAAAtcattctttgttttgattgtaACGGCATTAGCAATGGGTGAGACTTTAGCACTTGCTCCAGATCTTTTAAAAGGGAACCAAATGGTGGCATCAGTCTTTGATGTAACAGATCGTAGAACAGAAGTCCTAGGGGACATAGGAGAAGAGGTTACGAAAGTGGAAGGGGCAATTGAGTTAAGGGGCGTTCAATTTAGCTACCCATCGAGACCAGACGTAGTGCTTTTCAGGGACTTCAATTTGAAAGTTCGAACTTGA